From Amphiura filiformis chromosome 20, Afil_fr2py, whole genome shotgun sequence, a single genomic window includes:
- the LOC140142506 gene encoding gastrin-releasing peptide receptor-like, which yields MADASQLAAIMMTTLAPNQDGIEMDGNVTDECDVQNPEHLWSPILLGIFSLIGIVGNLGLLIVILINPQLRTSPNAMVLNLTIGDLLFLLMSAPFHIEHEIHPCWQYRQLGCKLISAGQVVGMCVCILSLTAVSGERYMAITRKIRIGKGKAFCQTLVAMIAIWSISIIFATPVFFLADMFPGVPICLALPHFEPSAKWYVCILCLFMYVIPLIFITVCYLLMARALFRSTRTFKGEKQPGERQFVMRRRLAVIILVMSVFFACFWLPYHVYQIWFELSFDYEMIQTIPSWTSNAIHFNRQFHFFMAFANSCLNPWIVFFMSSKHRKGITECCCPGKKAIREPTSAMTTATSKVRNSNWNDSSHAQYTEMSAM from the coding sequence ATGGCTGACGCAAGTCAGTTAGCAGCCATCATGATGACTACTTTAGCTCCAAATCAAGATGGAATCGAAATGGACGGCAATGTAACAGATGAATGTGATGTGCAAAACCCAGAACATTTGTGGAGCCCTATTCTGCTGGGTATATTCAGTCTAATTGGTATTGTGGGAAACCTTGGACTTTTAATCGTAATTTTAATAAATCCGCAGTTACGTACATCTCCCAACGCCATGGTGCTAAATTTGACAATCGGTGACTTGTTATTCTTATTGATGTCCgcgccctttcatattgaacatgaGATACATCCATGCTGGCAATATCGTCAACTCGGGTGCAAACTAATAAGTGCCGGACAGGTTGTTGGAATGTGTGTTTGTATTTTAAGCCTAACGGCAGTGTCAGGAGAACGCTATATGGCTATCACTCGGAAAATTCGTATCGGAAAGGGCAAAGCATTCTGTCAAACACTTGTTGCTATGATTGCCATCTGGTCTATCTCCATCATTTTTGCAACGCCTGTTTTCTTTTTGGCAGATATGTTTCCCGGTGTACCAATATGTCTCGCACTCCCACATTTTGAACCTTCCGCCAAATGGTACGTCTGCATACTCTGCCTCTTCATGTATGTCATCCCGTTAATTTTTATAAcagtatgttatttattaatggcACGAGCTTTATTTCGAAGCACGCGTACGTTTAAAGGAGAGAAGCAACCAGGCGAGCGTCAATTTGTCATGCGCAGACGACTTGCGGTAATCATCTTAGTAATGTCGGTATTCTTTGCCTGTTTCTGGTTACCATACCATGTTTACCAAATATGGTTTGAATTATCATTTGACTATGAAATGATACAGACAATTCCAAGTTGGACATCAAACGCGATTCATTTTAATCGACAGTTTCACTTCTTTATGGCGTTTGCCAATTCCTGTCTCAACCCATGGATTGTATTTTTCATGAGCTCAAAACATAGAAAAGGTATCACGGAATGCTGTTGCCCAGGAAAGAAAGCGATACGAGAGCCAACATCTGCTATGACAACTGCTACTTCTAAAGTACGTAATTCGAATTGGAACGACTCGTCTCATGCGCAATACACAGAGATGTCTGCGATGTAA